The Pontiella agarivorans genome includes a window with the following:
- a CDS encoding alpha-L-fucosidase: MNVKVMGWILTLAVGVNAQHVPNQYEDGSADAYTDYEGNAVVPRIEERNGKRYYYWPHWDAWKNGKMQVQGERTQHPDAQWWPHAGLGLFICWGMPSVFEPNGEGWAGRWTQAKEDAGKFYPQAELWASTKGWNPEHYDPEKWMEAARKAGFQYSVLTLKHHGGYAMWDSDYSVYGVRQEMGGRDLVAPWVKACRNNGIKVGFYYSGMDWYFERDFMDFSMQAGTHVNWKGEKVKSLPKRPPSFKLAYDEFNQNSVKEVIEKFDPDLWWGDGGHGATADQIREWRPGIVCNNRGEGGDHATAEMFRMAQPQYVKNPVVANGWWWEENSIIQQGSWHYDKHLGEEVYPADRVLLELARCRCMGGNFLANIGPRPDGRMQDDAYRLFAEMAEWMETNSNSVFGINGGGPWPEKCNVPITCNDRTWYFHARKQDATKADPVVLQDCETKPVSVILMRTGDGISFEYKNNVLTFSIPEKLKARNVTDVVKVEFGNDFDPEPYRFRHW, translated from the coding sequence ATGAATGTGAAGGTGATGGGGTGGATTCTGACGCTGGCGGTCGGAGTGAATGCGCAGCATGTTCCGAATCAGTATGAAGATGGCAGTGCTGATGCGTATACAGATTATGAGGGAAATGCTGTGGTTCCTCGTATTGAGGAACGCAATGGTAAACGCTATTATTACTGGCCGCATTGGGACGCATGGAAAAATGGAAAAATGCAGGTGCAAGGCGAGCGCACGCAGCATCCGGATGCGCAGTGGTGGCCGCATGCCGGGTTAGGGCTGTTTATCTGCTGGGGAATGCCGAGCGTTTTTGAACCGAATGGTGAAGGCTGGGCCGGGCGCTGGACACAGGCCAAAGAGGATGCGGGTAAATTTTATCCGCAGGCAGAGCTGTGGGCTTCAACCAAAGGGTGGAACCCGGAGCACTACGATCCGGAAAAATGGATGGAAGCTGCACGCAAAGCCGGTTTCCAATATTCGGTGCTGACGTTGAAACATCATGGCGGCTATGCCATGTGGGATTCTGATTATTCGGTTTACGGTGTACGTCAGGAAATGGGCGGGCGCGATCTGGTGGCTCCGTGGGTGAAGGCCTGCCGGAATAACGGGATCAAAGTGGGCTTCTATTATTCCGGTATGGATTGGTATTTTGAGCGCGATTTTATGGATTTCAGTATGCAGGCCGGAACGCATGTAAACTGGAAGGGCGAAAAGGTGAAGAGTCTGCCGAAGCGCCCGCCGAGTTTTAAACTGGCATATGATGAGTTTAATCAAAATTCAGTCAAAGAAGTGATTGAAAAGTTTGATCCTGATCTCTGGTGGGGCGATGGCGGTCACGGGGCTACGGCGGATCAGATTCGGGAATGGCGTCCCGGAATTGTCTGTAATAACCGCGGCGAAGGAGGAGACCACGCAACCGCTGAAATGTTCAGAATGGCACAGCCGCAATATGTCAAAAATCCGGTTGTTGCCAATGGCTGGTGGTGGGAGGAAAACTCCATCATTCAGCAGGGATCGTGGCACTATGACAAACATTTGGGCGAAGAGGTTTATCCGGCAGACCGTGTTTTGCTGGAGCTGGCCCGCTGCCGTTGTATGGGCGGAAATTTTCTGGCCAATATCGGCCCGCGGCCGGATGGACGGATGCAGGATGATGCGTATCGTCTGTTTGCAGAAATGGCGGAGTGGATGGAGACGAATTCCAATTCGGTATTCGGTATCAACGGTGGTGGCCCCTGGCCGGAAAAGTGCAATGTGCCGATTACCTGCAACGATCGCACCTGGTATTTTCATGCCCGGAAGCAGGACGCGACAAAAGCGGATCCTGTCGTGTTGCAGGATTGTGAAACAAAACCGGTTTCCGTGATTCTGATGCGAACCGGTGACGGGATTTCGTTCGAATATAAGAATAACGTCCTGACGTTTTCCATTCCGGAAAAGCTGAAGGCTCGCAACGTTACTGATGTGGTTAAAGTCGAATTCGGCAATGATTTTGATCCTGAACCGTATCGGTTCAGGCATTGGTAA